The Microbacterium schleiferi genome contains the following window.
CTGGAGTGCTCTATCTCGCGTGGCTGGCGTCCGCAACCCTGCGCCCCGGCGGCAACGGGCTATTCGAGACACAATCCCACGCGCGCGACTCCCGGTCGAAGCTGTTCCGGATGGGGCTCGTCACCAACCTGCTCAACCCCAAGGCCGCTGTCATGTAACTCGCGATCATCCCGCAGTTCATAGATCACGGGCAGGGAAACACGACCGCTCAGGGATTCGTTCTCGGCGGAGTTCAGATCATCGTCAGGATGATCGTCAACTCCCTCATCGTGCTGGGCGCCGGCACAATCTCCGGATTCGTGTCGACGCGACTCACATGGATCCGGCACCCCGCTCGGCGCAGTGGCGGTCACGCTGGCCAGAGAGGTCCCGCAATGCATCTCGCCCCTGAACCGGGCGATCATGCTGCAGGACCTCCGTGAGACGCCGCTCAGATAGACCGTCCTCCGGAAGCTCGACGAGTACGAATGACCCTTTCTGAAGGGATTGAACAGGACTGTTGTTCTGCACAGATTCTGCTAGGTAGAGTGGGATTCCATCCGACGGAACCCG
Protein-coding sequences here:
- a CDS encoding LysE family transporter is translated as MSWTGTAAGVLYLAWLASATLRPGGNGLFETQSHARDSRSKLFRMGLVTNLLNPKAAVM